A portion of the Platichthys flesus chromosome 7, fPlaFle2.1, whole genome shotgun sequence genome contains these proteins:
- the nup210 gene encoding nuclear pore membrane glycoprotein 210 isoform X2, with translation MTRLCVSLLSSSSSSLLLLLIIISVCEVNGSSKLNIPKVLLPLTRSTRINFTLETTEGCYRWSSTRPEVASIQAVDEVSGSGCSRKAVLQALSTQPSKLTSIILAEDVVTGQVLRCDAIVDIISDIQIVSTTRELHLEDSPLALKIQALDSEGNTFSTLAGLVFDWTLVKDVDVNGFSDSYNSLRVLKFSESTYKPPGYISEMERVGKQGDIILVSGMKTGHAKLKAKIQEPLYKDVGAAEVRLLILENILLSPAHDVYLLAGTSIRYKVLKIRQGSIAELSMPCDQYELHLQNSVVGPNGNPDVAVSSLDQSISTVTAIQLGHINVVLDHKSLRMQGVSRLPNSTLFVVEPGYLGFKIHPGDSWVLETGRIYDISIEVFDKSGNKIYLSDNVRIVTAFPSEYFELLDSSLNGSYHHVRALKEGLTLIDATLKSVVDESGSVHALANPVHNEQDVEIYDPIVLSPSILTFPWQPKVGAYQYTIKATGGSGNFSWSSSNKAVATLTVKGVMTTVSDIGVSVVYAHDLRNPLHFGQMKVFVVDPLAMDFAPCRVEATVGQVLDLPLRIFGLLEEAEKERVMLSDCSHFDLQVEEESQGVFELLEGRLAPGEGHCSGVRAKALAPGYTMLTVSYTHGNVHLSAKITIAAYLPLKAIDPVSVAVVTLGSSKDMLFEGGPRPWVLEPSKFFCNLAAEDEASVTLTLTSPSSHNYNQHWVRATCRVLGEQVLEVMVGNKASVTNPYPAVEQAKVKFVCAPPSRLTLVPVYTSPQLDLTCPLLQQNKQVVPVSNYRNPILDLAAFDQQGRKFDNFSSLSMLWESSKVSLASIEPTVPMELQLFKDGNTQMKLHGRQTVLVHQQTGFAAITVTALGYQVSHLTAANVPSPYDPLTPVSATLELLLVEDVKVSPDALTIYNHPDVRASLALREGSGHFFVNTSVNGIVDVVFQETQGAAQVSPDHPGVVKVMVHDLCLAFPAPAEATVHVSDILEVYVRVVDKVEISKSVKAYVRVLDDNKKPFPASYFRFMNLKLKAASAIVSLTPLAESAEIDTAVFLVKGASIGQTTLSAVVMDKNGRKISSPPQQIEVFPPFKLIPRKITLLIGAMMQITSEGGPQPQSNILFSISNEEMASVNGMGHVRGVAIGNVTVTGLVQAVDAESGKLVVVSQDQVEVEVVLLTGIRIRAPITRMKTGAQMPVYVMGLTNSLTPFSFGNALPGLTFHWSTTKRDILDVQSRHIEANVELQSEHNFGMRVTGRTRGRTGLKVVLRVTNPMAGQLFGKLQELKDEIQIQVYDKLHMLNPEVEAGEFLMAPNSILKLQTNRDGVGALSYRMLNSPDQLVTAQVDDQGFLSSGSLTGISSLMVTSQETFGVNQTLILAVKVVPVSYVRFSTSPVLYTHTGESLKAFPLGVILTFSVHFHASTGEALHSSSSHLTFSTNRDDLVQVGVGPSNHSLTVRTVSAGLTLLAVWDSENTGVADYVPLAVKHAIYPQEAQRLVVGDVVCFAAQLTSPDGAHGTWSSSANGVLQVDPRSGAAVARDSGTVTVYYEIPGVLKTYREIIVEAATRTTATAQPAPIRNGKETKVLLNTRESGTNLIGTCSPTQTEAIPQLQPETLVSCHLSFTSDAIDFPAYDVFNTHISFDPSIGLYACSVTLQPMSDQQTRVLSMSMTNLLVKAGLEGSAFSGEQVSARLPMEPGLYSDQTELLLSNLHPSAELTVYGPTATLSSMEVVSTSPNIAVQEMEVHQDFPSFSKFTVGAVDPQAAVSASISISSASSGQSLLIPVTLIHVSDPSAAMQAAAPVVSLEGGDHSLHSFINCYQMIFFTLFALMAGTAIIIIVLHTVFSPKEQTYNPAFIQRTPPPNSGFNTPVGNSFNHTLHRTDPNSSPRSRLYSPDYKS, from the exons gGTACTTAAATTCTCTGAGTCCACGTACAAGCCCCCTGGTTACATATCTGAAATGGAGCGTGTTGGGAAACAGGGCGATATTATTTTGGTGTCAGGAATGAAAACGGGACATGCTAAGTTGAAAGCCAAAATACAAGAGCCATTATACAAG GATGTGGGTGCTGCGGAGGTGCGACTGCTCATTTTAGAGAACATCCTGCTGAGCCCAGCACATGATGTCTACTTGTTGGCGGGAACTTCCATCCGATACAAAGTCTTGAAGATAAGACAGGGCTCCATCGCAG AGCTCTCTATGCCTTGTGATCAGTATGAGCTGCACCTGCAGAACAGTGTGGTCGGCCCTAATGGAAACCCAGATGTTGCTGTATCCAGTCTGGATCAGAGCATCTCCACAGTCACAGCCATTCAGCTGGGACACATCAATGTGGTGCTGGACCATAAGA GTCTTCGGATGCAAGGAGTGTCTCGCCTACCCAACAGCACTCTGTTTGTGGTAGAACCAGGCTACCTAG GTTTTAAAATTCATCCCGGAGACAGCTGGGTTCTCGAAACAGGCCGAATATATGATATCTCCATCGAAGTGTTTGACAAGTCTGGCAACAAAATTTACCTCTCTGAT AATGTCCGTATTGTCACTGCCTTTCCTTCGGAGTACTTTGAACTTCTGGACTCGTCTCTGAATGGATCGTACCATCATGTCCGAGCGCTCAAAGAAGGCCTCACTCTCATTGATGCAACCCTAAAATCTGTTGTGGATGAA AGCGGGAGTGTCCACGCTCTCGCCAACCCGGTCCACAACGAACAGGATGTGGAGATCTATGACCCTATAGTACTGAGTCCCAGTATTCTCACATTTCCATGGCAACCCAAGGTTGGAGCATACCAGTACACAATCAAG GCTACGGGAGGCAGTGGAAACTTTAGCTGGTCTTCCTCTAATAAAGCTGTTGCCACATTGACCGTGAAAGGAGTGATGACAACAGTCAGTGACATAGGTGTGAGTGTAGTTTACGCTCATGACCTACGCAACCCACTACACTTTGGCCAAATGAAG GTATTTGTTGTTGACCCTTTGGCCATGGACTTCGCTCCCTGCCGAGTCGAGGCCACAGTGGGTCAGGTTCTGGATCTGCCTCTCAGAATTTTCGggctgctggaggaggccgAGAAAGAGCGGGTTATGTTGAGCGACTGCTCCCACTTTGACCTGCAGGTTGAGGAGGAGAGCCAGGGAGTCTTTGAGCTGTTGGAGG GGAGGTTGGCCCCAGGCGAGGGCCACTGCAGTGGGGTGAGAGCCAAGGCCCTGGCCCCTGGGTATACCATGCTTACTGTCAGCTACACCCATGGGAACGTTCACCTCAGTGCCAAGATCACCATTGCTGCCTATCTTCCTCTCAAA GCTATTGACCCTGTATCTGTTGCTGTGGTGACTCTGGGATCATCTAAAGACATGCTGTTCGAGGGCGGGCCACGCCCTTGGGTTTTAGAGCCCTCAAAGTTCTTCTGCAACTTGGCTGCTGAGGATGAGGCCAGTGTGACCCTGACTCTGACCAGTCCTTCATCTCACAACTATAACCAGCACTGGGTCAGAGCAACATGCAGGGTCCTGGGAGAGCAG GTGCTGGAGGTGATGGTCGGGAACAAGGCCAGTGTAACCAATCCTTATCCTGCTGTGGAGCAGGCAAAAGTCAAGTTCGTATGTGCTCCTCCGTCTCGCCTCACCTTGGTCCCGGTGTATACCAGCCCCCAGCTGGACCTGACCTGCccgctgctgcagcagaacaaacaaGTG GTCCCTGTGTCAAATTACCGTAACCCTATTTTGGACTTGGCTGCTTTTGATCAACAAGGAAGGAAGTTCGACAACTTCAGCTCTCTGAGCATGTTGTGGGAATCGTCTAAAGTGTCGCTGGCCAGTATTGAACCCACGGTGCCCATGGAGCTTCAGCTGTTCAAGGATGGCAACACACAGATGAAACTTCACG GACGTCAGACAGTCCTTGTCCATCAGCAGACCGGTTTTGCTGCTATTACAGTGACAGCTCTGGGTTACCAGGTTTCACATCTCACTGCAGCCAATGTTCCCAGTCCG TACGACCCCTTGACCCCTGTCTCTGCCACTCTGGAGCTCCTGTTAGTTGAAGATGTGAAAGTTTCTCCAGACGCATTGACGATATACAACCATCCGGATGTGCGG GCGAGTCTAGCCCTGCGGGAGGGTTCAGGACACTTTTTTGTCAATACCAGTGTTAATGGTATTGTGGATGTGGTCTTCCAAGAAACCCAAGGAGCAGCTCAG GTCTCTCCCGATCACCCAGGAGTGGTGAAGGTGATGGTTCACGACCTTTGTCTGGCTTTTCCAGCACCTGCAGAAGCCACAGTACACGTTTCTGACATCCTGGAGGTTTATGTGAGAGTGGTTGACAAG GTGGAGATTAGCAAATCCGTGAAAGCGTATGTCAGAGTTTTGGACGATAACAAGAAGCCCTTCCCGGCCAGCTATTTCCGTTTCATGAATCTAAAACTCAAGGCGGCTTCTGCAATAGTTTCTTTAAC TCCATTAGCAGAGTCTGCAGAGATAGATACAGCCGTCTTCCTGGTAAAAGGTGCTTCTATTGGTCAGACCACTCTGTCGGCTGTTGTCATGGataaaaatgggagaaaaatatCATCCCCGCCTCAGCAAATTGAG GTATTCCCACCATTCAAACTCATCCCAAGGAAAATCACTCTGCTAATTGGAGCAATGATGCAG ATCACATCTGAGGGAGGCCCTCAGCCTCAGTCCAATATCCTCTTCTCAATTTCCAATGAAGAGATGGCTTCGGTTAACGGCATGGGCCATGTCAGGGGAGTTGCCATTGGTAACGTCACCGTGACTGGACTGGTCCAAGCTGTTGATGCCGAAAGTGGAAAGCTAGTTGTCGTGTCtcag GATCAAGTGGAAGTTGAGGTTGTGCTTCTGACAGGCATTCGCATTAGAGCACCGATCACAAGAATGAAGACCGGAGCACAG ATGCCTGTATATGTGATGGGTCTGACCAATAGTCTAACACCCTTCTCCTTTGGCAATGCTTTGCCTGGGCTGACATTCCACTGGTCCACCACCAAGAGAGACATCCTGGATGTGCAGTCGAGACACATTGAG gCTAACGTGGAGCTCCAGTCAGAACACAACTTTGGCATGAGGGTGACTGGCAGAACTAGAGGGAGGACAGGGCTGAAGGTGGTGCTCAGAGTTACAAACCCAATGGCTGGGCAGCTGTTTGGGAAGCTTCAGGAGCTCAAAGATGAAATCCAGATCCAG GTCTATGATAAGCTGCACATGCTCAACCCTGAAGTCGAAGCTGGGGAGTTTCTAATGGCTCCGAACTCTATCCTCAAACTCCAAACAAACAG GGATGGTGTGGGTGCACTCTCTTATCGAATGCTGAACTCCCCCGACCAGCTTGTTACGGCTCAAGTGGATGATCAGGGCTTTCTCTCCTCTGGCTCTCTGACTGGTATCTCCTCTCTAATGGTCACATCACAGGAGACCTTTGGCGTCAATCAAACTCTCATCCTTGCTGTGAAG GTGGTGCCTGTGTCATACGTGCGCTTCAGTACCAGTCCAGTGCTCTACACGCACACGGGAGAGAGCCTGAAAGCCTTCCCTCTGGGCGTAATACTCACCTTCAGTGTCCATTTTCATGCCAGCACTGGAGAAGCCCTGCACAGCTCCAGCTCTCACCTTACGTTTTCCACAAACAG AGATGACCTGGTGCAGGTTGGGGTTGGGCCCAGTAACCACTCACTGACAGTGCGGACGGTCAGTGCCGGCCTCACCCTCCTCGCCGTGTGGGACAGTGAAAACACGGGAGTCGCGGACTACGTTCCACTTGCTGTCAAGCATGCTATCTATCCACAGGAGGCCCAGAGACTTGTGGTGGGAGATGTAGTTTGCTTTGCCGCCCAGTTAACCAGCCCAGATG GTGCTCACGGTACTTGGAGCTCCTCAGCTAATGGGGTTCTTCAGGTGGATCCGAGAAGTGGTGCAGCCGTAGCCAGAGACTCGGGGACAGTCACCGTGTACTATGAAATACCTGGTGTTTTGAAAACCTACAGAGAG ATAATAGTGGAGGCAGCAACGAGAACGACTGCCACGGCACAGCCTGCACCCATCAGGAACGGCAAGGAGACAAAAGTCCTACTCAACACCAGAGAAAGTGGAACCAACCTCATCG GAACCTGTTCCCCTACCCAGACTGAGGCTATTCCTcaactgcagccagaaactttAGTCAGCTGCCATCTCAGCTTCACCAGCGACGCAATAGACTTCCCTGCTTACGATGtcttcaacacacacatcagctttGACCCCAGCATTG GCCTGTATGCATGTTCCGTGACCTTGCAGCCAATGTCTGACCAGCAGACCCGTGTGCTCAGCATGTCCATGACGAACCTGCTGGTGAAAGCAGGGCTAGAGGGCAGTGCTTTCTCTGGGGAACAAGTCAGTGCCAGACTGCCCATGGAGCCGGGCCTCTACTCAGACCagactgagctgctgctctcaaACCTGCATCCATCAGCTGAGCTCACAGTCTACGGCCCCACTGCCACCCTTTCCAGCATGGAG GTAGTGTCTACTTCTCCCAACATTGCTGTCCAAGAGATGGAGGTGCACCAAGACTTTCCCAGTTTCTCCAAGTTCACCGTCGGTGCCGTGGACCCTCAGGCAGCAGTGTCTGCCTCGATCTCCATAAGCAGCGCTTCCTCAGGCCAGAGTCTCCTGATCCCAGTCACTTTGATTCACGTGTCGGATCCCAGCGCTGCGATGCAAG ctgctgctccagttgTTAGCTTGGAGGGGGGGGACCACTCCCTGCACAGCTTCATAAACTGCTACCAGATGATCTTCTTCACCCTGTTCGCCCTGATGGCTGGTAcagccatcatcatcatcg TGCTCCACACAGTGTTCTCTCCAAAGGAACAAACTTATAACCCAGCTTTCATCCAGAGGACGCCACCACCCAACTCAG gtTTCAACACTCCAGTAGGAAATTCCTTCAACCACACGTTACACAGGACGGACCCGAACAGCAGCCCCAGGTCGCGGCTCTATTCTCCAGACTACAAGTCGTGA
- the nup210 gene encoding nuclear pore membrane glycoprotein 210 isoform X1 yields the protein MTRLCVSLLSSSSSSLLLLLIIISVCEVNGSSKLNIPKVLLPLTRSTRINFTLETTEGCYRWSSTRPEVASIQAVDEVSGSGCSRKAVLQALSTQPSKLTSIILAEDVVTGQVLRCDAIVDIISDIQIVSTTRELHLEDSPLALKIQALDSEGNTFSTLAGLVFDWTLVKDVDVNGFSDSYNSLRVLKFSESTYKPPGYISEMERVGKQGDIILVSGMKTGHAKLKAKIQEPLYKDVGAAEVRLLILENILLSPAHDVYLLAGTSIRYKVLKIRQGSIAELSMPCDQYELHLQNSVVGPNGNPDVAVSSLDQSISTVTAIQLGHINVVLDHKSLRMQGVSRLPNSTLFVVEPGYLGFKIHPGDSWVLETGRIYDISIEVFDKSGNKIYLSDNVRIVTAFPSEYFELLDSSLNGSYHHVRALKEGLTLIDATLKSVVDESGSVHALANPVHNEQDVEIYDPIVLSPSILTFPWQPKVGAYQYTIKATGGSGNFSWSSSNKAVATLTVKGVMTTVSDIGVSVVYAHDLRNPLHFGQMKVFVVDPLAMDFAPCRVEATVGQVLDLPLRIFGLLEEAEKERVMLSDCSHFDLQVEEESQGVFELLEGRLAPGEGHCSGVRAKALAPGYTMLTVSYTHGNVHLSAKITIAAYLPLKAIDPVSVAVVTLGSSKDMLFEGGPRPWVLEPSKFFCNLAAEDEASVTLTLTSPSSHNYNQHWVRATCRVLGEQVLEVMVGNKASVTNPYPAVEQAKVKFVCAPPSRLTLVPVYTSPQLDLTCPLLQQNKQVVPVSNYRNPILDLAAFDQQGRKFDNFSSLSMLWESSKVSLASIEPTVPMELQLFKDGNTQMKLHGRQTVLVHQQTGFAAITVTALGYQVSHLTAANVPSPYDPLTPVSATLELLLVEDVKVSPDALTIYNHPDVRASLALREGSGHFFVNTSVNGIVDVVFQETQGAAQVSPDHPGVVKVMVHDLCLAFPAPAEATVHVSDILEVYVRVVDKVEISKSVKAYVRVLDDNKKPFPASYFRFMNLKLKAASAIVSLTPLAESAEIDTAVFLVKGASIGQTTLSAVVMDKNGRKISSPPQQIEVFPPFKLIPRKITLLIGAMMQITSEGGPQPQSNILFSISNEEMASVNGMGHVRGVAIGNVTVTGLVQAVDAESGKLVVVSQDQVEVEVVLLTGIRIRAPITRMKTGAQMPVYVMGLTNSLTPFSFGNALPGLTFHWSTTKRDILDVQSRHIEANVELQSEHNFGMRVTGRTRGRTGLKVVLRVTNPMAGQLFGKLQELKDEIQIQVYDKLHMLNPEVEAGEFLMAPNSILKLQTNRDGVGALSYRMLNSPDQLVTAQVDDQGFLSSGSLTGISSLMVTSQETFGVNQTLILAVKVVPVSYVRFSTSPVLYTHTGESLKAFPLGVILTFSVHFHASTGEALHSSSSHLTFSTNRDDLVQVGVGPSNHSLTVRTVSAGLTLLAVWDSENTGVADYVPLAVKHAIYPQEAQRLVVGDVVCFAAQLTSPDGAHGTWSSSANGVLQVDPRSGAAVARDSGTVTVYYEIPGVLKTYREIIVEAATRTTATAQPAPIRNGKETKVLLNTRESGTNLIGTCSPTQTEAIPQLQPETLVSCHLSFTSDAIDFPAYDVFNTHISFDPSIGLYACSVTLQPMSDQQTRVLSMSMTNLLVKAGLEGSAFSGEQVSARLPMEPGLYSDQTELLLSNLHPSAELTVYGPTATLSSMEVVSTSPNIAVQEMEVHQDFPSFSKFTVGAVDPQAAVSASISISSASSGQSLLIPVTLIHVSDPSAAMQAAAAPVVSLEGGDHSLHSFINCYQMIFFTLFALMAGTAIIIIVLHTVFSPKEQTYNPAFIQRTPPPNSGFNTPVGNSFNHTLHRTDPNSSPRSRLYSPDYKS from the exons gGTACTTAAATTCTCTGAGTCCACGTACAAGCCCCCTGGTTACATATCTGAAATGGAGCGTGTTGGGAAACAGGGCGATATTATTTTGGTGTCAGGAATGAAAACGGGACATGCTAAGTTGAAAGCCAAAATACAAGAGCCATTATACAAG GATGTGGGTGCTGCGGAGGTGCGACTGCTCATTTTAGAGAACATCCTGCTGAGCCCAGCACATGATGTCTACTTGTTGGCGGGAACTTCCATCCGATACAAAGTCTTGAAGATAAGACAGGGCTCCATCGCAG AGCTCTCTATGCCTTGTGATCAGTATGAGCTGCACCTGCAGAACAGTGTGGTCGGCCCTAATGGAAACCCAGATGTTGCTGTATCCAGTCTGGATCAGAGCATCTCCACAGTCACAGCCATTCAGCTGGGACACATCAATGTGGTGCTGGACCATAAGA GTCTTCGGATGCAAGGAGTGTCTCGCCTACCCAACAGCACTCTGTTTGTGGTAGAACCAGGCTACCTAG GTTTTAAAATTCATCCCGGAGACAGCTGGGTTCTCGAAACAGGCCGAATATATGATATCTCCATCGAAGTGTTTGACAAGTCTGGCAACAAAATTTACCTCTCTGAT AATGTCCGTATTGTCACTGCCTTTCCTTCGGAGTACTTTGAACTTCTGGACTCGTCTCTGAATGGATCGTACCATCATGTCCGAGCGCTCAAAGAAGGCCTCACTCTCATTGATGCAACCCTAAAATCTGTTGTGGATGAA AGCGGGAGTGTCCACGCTCTCGCCAACCCGGTCCACAACGAACAGGATGTGGAGATCTATGACCCTATAGTACTGAGTCCCAGTATTCTCACATTTCCATGGCAACCCAAGGTTGGAGCATACCAGTACACAATCAAG GCTACGGGAGGCAGTGGAAACTTTAGCTGGTCTTCCTCTAATAAAGCTGTTGCCACATTGACCGTGAAAGGAGTGATGACAACAGTCAGTGACATAGGTGTGAGTGTAGTTTACGCTCATGACCTACGCAACCCACTACACTTTGGCCAAATGAAG GTATTTGTTGTTGACCCTTTGGCCATGGACTTCGCTCCCTGCCGAGTCGAGGCCACAGTGGGTCAGGTTCTGGATCTGCCTCTCAGAATTTTCGggctgctggaggaggccgAGAAAGAGCGGGTTATGTTGAGCGACTGCTCCCACTTTGACCTGCAGGTTGAGGAGGAGAGCCAGGGAGTCTTTGAGCTGTTGGAGG GGAGGTTGGCCCCAGGCGAGGGCCACTGCAGTGGGGTGAGAGCCAAGGCCCTGGCCCCTGGGTATACCATGCTTACTGTCAGCTACACCCATGGGAACGTTCACCTCAGTGCCAAGATCACCATTGCTGCCTATCTTCCTCTCAAA GCTATTGACCCTGTATCTGTTGCTGTGGTGACTCTGGGATCATCTAAAGACATGCTGTTCGAGGGCGGGCCACGCCCTTGGGTTTTAGAGCCCTCAAAGTTCTTCTGCAACTTGGCTGCTGAGGATGAGGCCAGTGTGACCCTGACTCTGACCAGTCCTTCATCTCACAACTATAACCAGCACTGGGTCAGAGCAACATGCAGGGTCCTGGGAGAGCAG GTGCTGGAGGTGATGGTCGGGAACAAGGCCAGTGTAACCAATCCTTATCCTGCTGTGGAGCAGGCAAAAGTCAAGTTCGTATGTGCTCCTCCGTCTCGCCTCACCTTGGTCCCGGTGTATACCAGCCCCCAGCTGGACCTGACCTGCccgctgctgcagcagaacaaacaaGTG GTCCCTGTGTCAAATTACCGTAACCCTATTTTGGACTTGGCTGCTTTTGATCAACAAGGAAGGAAGTTCGACAACTTCAGCTCTCTGAGCATGTTGTGGGAATCGTCTAAAGTGTCGCTGGCCAGTATTGAACCCACGGTGCCCATGGAGCTTCAGCTGTTCAAGGATGGCAACACACAGATGAAACTTCACG GACGTCAGACAGTCCTTGTCCATCAGCAGACCGGTTTTGCTGCTATTACAGTGACAGCTCTGGGTTACCAGGTTTCACATCTCACTGCAGCCAATGTTCCCAGTCCG TACGACCCCTTGACCCCTGTCTCTGCCACTCTGGAGCTCCTGTTAGTTGAAGATGTGAAAGTTTCTCCAGACGCATTGACGATATACAACCATCCGGATGTGCGG GCGAGTCTAGCCCTGCGGGAGGGTTCAGGACACTTTTTTGTCAATACCAGTGTTAATGGTATTGTGGATGTGGTCTTCCAAGAAACCCAAGGAGCAGCTCAG GTCTCTCCCGATCACCCAGGAGTGGTGAAGGTGATGGTTCACGACCTTTGTCTGGCTTTTCCAGCACCTGCAGAAGCCACAGTACACGTTTCTGACATCCTGGAGGTTTATGTGAGAGTGGTTGACAAG GTGGAGATTAGCAAATCCGTGAAAGCGTATGTCAGAGTTTTGGACGATAACAAGAAGCCCTTCCCGGCCAGCTATTTCCGTTTCATGAATCTAAAACTCAAGGCGGCTTCTGCAATAGTTTCTTTAAC TCCATTAGCAGAGTCTGCAGAGATAGATACAGCCGTCTTCCTGGTAAAAGGTGCTTCTATTGGTCAGACCACTCTGTCGGCTGTTGTCATGGataaaaatgggagaaaaatatCATCCCCGCCTCAGCAAATTGAG GTATTCCCACCATTCAAACTCATCCCAAGGAAAATCACTCTGCTAATTGGAGCAATGATGCAG ATCACATCTGAGGGAGGCCCTCAGCCTCAGTCCAATATCCTCTTCTCAATTTCCAATGAAGAGATGGCTTCGGTTAACGGCATGGGCCATGTCAGGGGAGTTGCCATTGGTAACGTCACCGTGACTGGACTGGTCCAAGCTGTTGATGCCGAAAGTGGAAAGCTAGTTGTCGTGTCtcag GATCAAGTGGAAGTTGAGGTTGTGCTTCTGACAGGCATTCGCATTAGAGCACCGATCACAAGAATGAAGACCGGAGCACAG ATGCCTGTATATGTGATGGGTCTGACCAATAGTCTAACACCCTTCTCCTTTGGCAATGCTTTGCCTGGGCTGACATTCCACTGGTCCACCACCAAGAGAGACATCCTGGATGTGCAGTCGAGACACATTGAG gCTAACGTGGAGCTCCAGTCAGAACACAACTTTGGCATGAGGGTGACTGGCAGAACTAGAGGGAGGACAGGGCTGAAGGTGGTGCTCAGAGTTACAAACCCAATGGCTGGGCAGCTGTTTGGGAAGCTTCAGGAGCTCAAAGATGAAATCCAGATCCAG GTCTATGATAAGCTGCACATGCTCAACCCTGAAGTCGAAGCTGGGGAGTTTCTAATGGCTCCGAACTCTATCCTCAAACTCCAAACAAACAG GGATGGTGTGGGTGCACTCTCTTATCGAATGCTGAACTCCCCCGACCAGCTTGTTACGGCTCAAGTGGATGATCAGGGCTTTCTCTCCTCTGGCTCTCTGACTGGTATCTCCTCTCTAATGGTCACATCACAGGAGACCTTTGGCGTCAATCAAACTCTCATCCTTGCTGTGAAG GTGGTGCCTGTGTCATACGTGCGCTTCAGTACCAGTCCAGTGCTCTACACGCACACGGGAGAGAGCCTGAAAGCCTTCCCTCTGGGCGTAATACTCACCTTCAGTGTCCATTTTCATGCCAGCACTGGAGAAGCCCTGCACAGCTCCAGCTCTCACCTTACGTTTTCCACAAACAG AGATGACCTGGTGCAGGTTGGGGTTGGGCCCAGTAACCACTCACTGACAGTGCGGACGGTCAGTGCCGGCCTCACCCTCCTCGCCGTGTGGGACAGTGAAAACACGGGAGTCGCGGACTACGTTCCACTTGCTGTCAAGCATGCTATCTATCCACAGGAGGCCCAGAGACTTGTGGTGGGAGATGTAGTTTGCTTTGCCGCCCAGTTAACCAGCCCAGATG GTGCTCACGGTACTTGGAGCTCCTCAGCTAATGGGGTTCTTCAGGTGGATCCGAGAAGTGGTGCAGCCGTAGCCAGAGACTCGGGGACAGTCACCGTGTACTATGAAATACCTGGTGTTTTGAAAACCTACAGAGAG ATAATAGTGGAGGCAGCAACGAGAACGACTGCCACGGCACAGCCTGCACCCATCAGGAACGGCAAGGAGACAAAAGTCCTACTCAACACCAGAGAAAGTGGAACCAACCTCATCG GAACCTGTTCCCCTACCCAGACTGAGGCTATTCCTcaactgcagccagaaactttAGTCAGCTGCCATCTCAGCTTCACCAGCGACGCAATAGACTTCCCTGCTTACGATGtcttcaacacacacatcagctttGACCCCAGCATTG GCCTGTATGCATGTTCCGTGACCTTGCAGCCAATGTCTGACCAGCAGACCCGTGTGCTCAGCATGTCCATGACGAACCTGCTGGTGAAAGCAGGGCTAGAGGGCAGTGCTTTCTCTGGGGAACAAGTCAGTGCCAGACTGCCCATGGAGCCGGGCCTCTACTCAGACCagactgagctgctgctctcaaACCTGCATCCATCAGCTGAGCTCACAGTCTACGGCCCCACTGCCACCCTTTCCAGCATGGAG GTAGTGTCTACTTCTCCCAACATTGCTGTCCAAGAGATGGAGGTGCACCAAGACTTTCCCAGTTTCTCCAAGTTCACCGTCGGTGCCGTGGACCCTCAGGCAGCAGTGTCTGCCTCGATCTCCATAAGCAGCGCTTCCTCAGGCCAGAGTCTCCTGATCCCAGTCACTTTGATTCACGTGTCGGATCCCAGCGCTGCGATGCAAG cagctgctgctccagttgTTAGCTTGGAGGGGGGGGACCACTCCCTGCACAGCTTCATAAACTGCTACCAGATGATCTTCTTCACCCTGTTCGCCCTGATGGCTGGTAcagccatcatcatcatcg TGCTCCACACAGTGTTCTCTCCAAAGGAACAAACTTATAACCCAGCTTTCATCCAGAGGACGCCACCACCCAACTCAG gtTTCAACACTCCAGTAGGAAATTCCTTCAACCACACGTTACACAGGACGGACCCGAACAGCAGCCCCAGGTCGCGGCTCTATTCTCCAGACTACAAGTCGTGA